Genomic segment of Polycladomyces abyssicola:
CATTATTAGAAGGAAGATGCACTCAGAACGAGAATTAAACTGTAGGATGAAACGGTTGCGGATGGAAACGGAGAATACCGCTTCTCGGGATTGGATAGACGGCGATTTCTGCGGCAAAGGGGGGAGGTGGCATGGGGTGCCCATCGGGTTTCATCTCGATATGGAGTTGAGGCAGTTAGTCGCCTGGTTGGAGAAGATGCCCCAAGCTGTCATGGTTGTGGATGACCGCGGATACGTCGTCGCGGTAAATCCGATGTTTTTGCATTCCATCCTGCGTGACAGGGAAGAAGTGGAGGGAAAACCTTTCGCCCAATTTGTCGCCATTCCCAATGAAGCGGTTGAATTCATTCACCATGCCAACGATACCTGTGTTTGGTATCGACAGATACACGGTAGTGTTATCGCAAAAGATGGAAGTTATTTTCCCACGGATGTGCAAATGGTCCGTGGTTGGGACGGGCAACGTCGATATCATCTCCTGTTTTTCAACCGAATCATCCGGCAGGTCGAGCCACAATTGCTGCAACGCTTTGCCGATCATTTGATCTCCGATATCCATCTGGGAATCGTGCTGGTGGACGAACACGGGATTTTGATGGAGATCAACAGGGCAGCATGCGATTTGTTCGGCGTTCAAAGGGACAAACTGATTCATCAGCCGCTCGATAAGTTGATGGCCCATGTATTGCCCGCACAAGAGCAGCATGTGCTGGAAAATGCATTGACCGGCATCACGACCCGAAATGTTGCGACGACATGGAAGATTGGCGACAAACAGGTACATCTTCTGGTTGACGCTCATACTTTGAGGGACGAGGCAGGTCATATCTTGGGAGCGTACATGGTACTGAAAGATATGACCAGCTTGCGTTTGTTGGAGGAACAAATCAAACGCAACGACCGTTTGGCGACAATCGGTCAAATTGCCGCAGGTACTGCTCACGAAATTCGAAATCCGCTGACTTCGATCAAAGGCTTTTTGCAAGTGATCAAGTATGCCCTCAAGGAAAAAGGGCATGTTAAAGAACAGGGATATACGGAGATCATGCTCCGTGAAATCAACCGGATCAACAGTTTGGTCAGCGAATTTTTGCTCCTCAGCAAACCGCGCAACATCAAACTCCGCCCGCTTCAAGTCACTGATATTTGGAACGAAATGCTACCCATTGTTGAAAATGAAGCTATTTTACATAATATGGAAGTTAATTTTGTGACGGAACGCTCCGTTTTCCCCCTGATTGTAGCGGATAGTGAGCTATTAAAACAGGTGTTTCTCAATCTGTGCAAAAACGCGATTGAAGCCATGGGGGAAGGCGGGATGCTGACCGTGCGGATCAGGTTGGAGGAAGCGGAACAAAAACTGGCTATCGATGTCCAGGATACCGGCCCTGGTATCCCCTCCTATGCGCTGGACAAGATCTTTGACCCGTTTTTTACGACCAAAGAAAACGGAACCGGTCTCGGGTTGCCTGTTTGTCAAAAAATCATTCATGAAATCGGAGGCATGATTCGCGTCTCCTCCAAAGAATGGGGAACCGTTTTTACGGTATTGATGCCGTATATCGATTAGGATGTCTGGTAAATACTGTTCAATTGCTTTTCCGGTTTGCTCCCCCTGCGACCCTCCCTACCGAATGTTTGCCGCTCGTGCGGCTTTTTCCTTTTGGAAAAAAAGGGCCAACTGTAGTATGATGGAGTCGATAAATGATAGAGGGACCTCCCCGTACGAATACTGGAGTGATGGTTTTGTCGTATCGGGCATTGTACCGTGTTTGGCGGCCGCAAACCTTTCAGGATCTTGTCGGCCAAGAACACATCACTCGAACATTGCAGAATGCATTGGCAGAAGGATCTTTTTCGCATGCCTATCTGTTCAGCGGTCCGAGAGGAACCGGCAAGACCAGTGCTGCCAAAATCATGGCCAAGGCAGTCAACTGTGAAAAAGGTCCGGCACCGGAGCCGTGTAATGATTGTCAAACATGCCGCCGCATCACCGAAGGCTCTTTAATGGATGTAGTGGAAATTGACGCGGCATCCAATCGTGGCGTCGATGAAATTCGGGATTTGCGGGATAAAGTGAAGTACGCCCCGACCGAAGTGCGTTACAAAGTCTATATCATCGACGAAGTGCACATGCTGACGACAGAAGCGTTCAATGCTTTGCTGAAAACGCTGGAAGAGCCACCGGGGCATGTGATTTTTATCCTGGCCACGACCGAGCCGCATAAACTGCCACCGACCATTGTTTCCCGTTGTCAACGGTTCGCGTTTCGTCGGATCGCGTTGCCGGAGATCGTCAATCGTCTTCGATATATCTGCGAAGCGCAATCCGTGGAAGCAGATGAGAATGCGTTGCATCAGATTGCACTGGCGGCAGACGGAGGAATGCGGGATGCATTGAGCTTATTGGATCAGGTACTGGCATTCGGAGGCCGGCAAGTGGATGAGGAAACGGTATTGGCAGTGACCGGTTCTGTCTCCCGTAACGAACTGGCGGGGATTTTGCGTGCTTTGGCCAACGCCGATGCCGGTGCAGCGCTGGAACGGGCAGATCGACTGATTATGGGTGGTTTGGAGCCGGAACGTCTGTTGCACGACCTGATCCATGCCTGTCGGGATTTGTTGCTGATGAAGACTGCTCCTCAATTGCCAGAAGTGAAGGATCGGATTCATGATCAACTGTGGACGGAATTGGCGGAAAAATGGTCCGTCGGTCAATTGTCTGCGGTGATGGACGGCTTGATCGCTTATCAGCAACAAATGAAATGGACACCGCATCCGAGGATTGTCTTGGAGCTGGCTATTGTGAACGCATCGCAGTCAAACTCTGCGTTAAACGAGAAGGAGGCGGTCCCCTCTGATACGGTTCGTCGTCTCGAGGAACGAATCCGTCAGTTAGAGGAGCGACTTCAGGCCATTCAGGGACAAATTGTCACTCAATCACCCCAAACCGCGGGATTTCGTCGCCACGATCCTCCCCAAAAAGCGTCGACACGTTCTGCCGGGGCGTCCGTTCAACAAGATCAGTGGAAGAGTTTGTTGCAACAATCCGACACAGAAACGTTCCGGCGTGTCAAGCAGTGGTGGCCGGATATTCTGTATAAAGTAAAAGAGCGGAAAATCACGGTTCATGCATGGTTGGTGGATGGGGACCCCGTGATGGCTTCAAAAGACGCTGTTGTCGTAGCGTTCAAAAACAAAATTCACCGGGAAACCACGGAAAAAGAGACAAACAAATCGTTGATTGAACAGGTGATGCAGGATGTGCTGGGCAGCTCGTTCCGGTTGATCACGGTGATGCGTCAGGATTGGGATGCACTTTCCGACTCGATGACCGAAATGTCTGCCGCGGCGGAAGAGGGAAAGGATGCGGGTGCCTCCCCATCTGAC
This window contains:
- a CDS encoding PAS domain-containing sensor histidine kinase, with amino-acid sequence MPIGFHLDMELRQLVAWLEKMPQAVMVVDDRGYVVAVNPMFLHSILRDREEVEGKPFAQFVAIPNEAVEFIHHANDTCVWYRQIHGSVIAKDGSYFPTDVQMVRGWDGQRRYHLLFFNRIIRQVEPQLLQRFADHLISDIHLGIVLVDEHGILMEINRAACDLFGVQRDKLIHQPLDKLMAHVLPAQEQHVLENALTGITTRNVATTWKIGDKQVHLLVDAHTLRDEAGHILGAYMVLKDMTSLRLLEEQIKRNDRLATIGQIAAGTAHEIRNPLTSIKGFLQVIKYALKEKGHVKEQGYTEIMLREINRINSLVSEFLLLSKPRNIKLRPLQVTDIWNEMLPIVENEAILHNMEVNFVTERSVFPLIVADSELLKQVFLNLCKNAIEAMGEGGMLTVRIRLEEAEQKLAIDVQDTGPGIPSYALDKIFDPFFTTKENGTGLGLPVCQKIIHEIGGMIRVSSKEWGTVFTVLMPYID
- the dnaX gene encoding DNA polymerase III subunit gamma/tau, with translation MVLSYRALYRVWRPQTFQDLVGQEHITRTLQNALAEGSFSHAYLFSGPRGTGKTSAAKIMAKAVNCEKGPAPEPCNDCQTCRRITEGSLMDVVEIDAASNRGVDEIRDLRDKVKYAPTEVRYKVYIIDEVHMLTTEAFNALLKTLEEPPGHVIFILATTEPHKLPPTIVSRCQRFAFRRIALPEIVNRLRYICEAQSVEADENALHQIALAADGGMRDALSLLDQVLAFGGRQVDEETVLAVTGSVSRNELAGILRALANADAGAALERADRLIMGGLEPERLLHDLIHACRDLLLMKTAPQLPEVKDRIHDQLWTELAEKWSVGQLSAVMDGLIAYQQQMKWTPHPRIVLELAIVNASQSNSALNEKEAVPSDTVRRLEERIRQLEERLQAIQGQIVTQSPQTAGFRRHDPPQKASTRSAGASVQQDQWKSLLQQSDTETFRRVKQWWPDILYKVKERKITVHAWLVDGDPVMASKDAVVVAFKNKIHRETTEKETNKSLIEQVMQDVLGSSFRLITVMRQDWDALSDSMTEMSAAAEEGKDAGASPSDDVMQKAVELFGEDLVEVVD